A section of the Clostridium omnivorum genome encodes:
- a CDS encoding AAA family ATPase: MARGIIIFGSAGSGKTTLGKLVAKKLDFPYFDIDDYIWRKDTDQPFTIMYTHEEKINKLMTDISKGTHFVMAGSMDSFNQPFVPLFDLAIHITASIDIRIARINRRDYEVYGERIMEGGDMYEGHCRFLDNSARYDTDGSPCMSKHAQWANSLPCKVFRLNGDEDLNKNVEIIVHEYLMQDSQR; the protein is encoded by the coding sequence ATGGCAAGAGGAATTATTATTTTTGGTTCAGCTGGTTCTGGAAAAACAACATTGGGAAAATTGGTTGCAAAAAAGCTTGATTTTCCTTATTTCGATATAGACGATTATATTTGGAGAAAAGATACAGATCAACCTTTTACCATTATGTATACTCACGAGGAAAAAATCAACAAATTGATGACAGATATATCAAAAGGAACTCATTTTGTGATGGCGGGCTCTATGGATAGCTTTAATCAACCATTTGTCCCATTATTTGATTTAGCAATACATATTACAGCTTCCATTGATATTAGAATTGCCCGAATTAATAGGAGAGATTATGAAGTATATGGAGAGAGAATTATGGAAGGTGGAGATATGTATGAAGGACACTGCCGTTTTCTTGATAACTCAGCAAGATATGATACCGATGGTTCTCCATGTATGAGTAAGCATGCACAATGGGCTAATTCGTTACCTTGCAAAGTATTTCGGCTAAATGGAGATGAGGACTTAAATAAGAATGTTGAAATAATAGTCCATGAATATTTGATGCAGGATTCTCAAAGATAA
- a CDS encoding helix-turn-helix transcriptional regulator: protein MTEKVEAVQRMQNYIEAHLTERITLTDLSEAAFFSPWYSARLFKEMTGLAPADYIRRLKLSKSALRLRDETCRIIDVAYDMGFRSVDSYQRAFFREFGCNPKEYALNPIPLSLFTPYGVKFRELWKEPNNMENIKNVFIQVIDKPHRKVIIKRGQKATGYWEYCQEVGCDVWGLLTSMKSLCGEPVCMWLPEQYRRPGTSKYVQGVEVAVDYNGPVPDEFDVIMLPKAKYLMFQGEPFAEEYYCEAIEVLQASMDRYDPAVIGYAWDDTNPRIQLEPIGKRGYIELRAVK, encoded by the coding sequence ATGACAGAAAAAGTGGAAGCAGTTCAACGGATGCAAAATTATATCGAGGCTCATTTAACAGAACGCATTACGCTTACAGATTTGTCTGAAGCGGCCTTTTTCTCTCCGTGGTATTCCGCCAGGTTATTCAAAGAAATGACTGGGTTAGCCCCGGCAGATTACATCAGGCGGCTCAAACTATCCAAATCCGCACTTAGGCTGCGTGATGAGACCTGCAGGATCATCGATGTGGCCTACGATATGGGATTTAGAAGTGTGGACAGCTATCAACGAGCATTCTTTCGGGAATTCGGCTGTAACCCTAAAGAATATGCCTTAAATCCGATTCCTCTGTCTTTGTTCACTCCCTATGGCGTAAAATTTAGAGAACTTTGGAAGGAGCCGAATAACATGGAAAATATTAAAAATGTCTTTATTCAGGTAATTGATAAACCCCATCGCAAGGTTATCATCAAGCGCGGTCAAAAGGCAACGGGATATTGGGAGTATTGTCAGGAGGTTGGCTGTGATGTATGGGGTTTACTCACCAGCATGAAATCTTTGTGTGGAGAACCAGTGTGTATGTGGCTACCTGAGCAGTACCGCAGACCGGGAACTTCGAAATATGTGCAGGGCGTCGAGGTAGCTGTCGATTACAACGGTCCTGTTCCCGATGAGTTTGATGTAATCATGTTGCCCAAGGCTAAATATCTGATGTTCCAGGGAGAACCCTTCGCCGAAGAATACTACTGCGAGGCAATTGAAGTACTTCAAGCCTCTATGGACCGCTATGATCCGGCAGTAATTGGATATGCCTGGGATGATACCAATCCTCGCATACAGTTAGAACCTATTGGAAAGAGAGGATATATCGAACTGCGGGCAGTTAAATAA
- a CDS encoding phosphotransferase family protein, which produces MESITKSKLTSEQINMMTRQAFGNRTKPEIITELADGYFNTAYMLTLTNGFKTVLKVSPPKEVVVMRYEKNIMETEVYVLNKIKSLGDMPTPKVFYYDQSGEIIKNDFFFMEFVDGVPLNKIRSELTEEQYREISSELGGIARKIHSIEGSYFGYISQDDKKFDTWDQAFLCMIKELLADAIDARVILPYDYDKIYNMIYEKREVLNIVKMPSLVHKDLWDGNIFIDPKTSKITGILDCERAIYGDALLDPVCGFLLNNKDFMQSYKGRIYLEKEEEIRAVLYQIYLYLIMVIECSYRKYPDENQSKWSSIRLEEALVDLLKL; this is translated from the coding sequence ATGGAAAGTATAACAAAATCAAAACTAACCTCTGAGCAAATTAATATGATGACAAGACAAGCATTCGGAAATAGAACAAAACCGGAAATAATAACAGAGTTAGCTGATGGCTATTTTAACACTGCATATATGTTAACTCTCACAAATGGATTTAAAACGGTACTCAAGGTTTCACCACCTAAGGAGGTGGTTGTAATGAGGTATGAGAAAAACATCATGGAAACTGAGGTGTATGTTTTAAATAAGATTAAATCACTTGGAGATATGCCGACTCCAAAGGTTTTTTATTATGATCAAAGTGGAGAAATTATTAAAAATGACTTTTTCTTCATGGAGTTTGTAGATGGTGTACCACTCAATAAGATACGTTCAGAACTTACAGAAGAACAGTATAGAGAAATATCATCTGAACTTGGTGGGATTGCGCGAAAAATCCACAGTATAGAAGGCAGCTATTTCGGATATATATCACAGGATGATAAGAAATTTGACACATGGGATCAGGCTTTTTTATGTATGATAAAGGAGTTACTAGCCGATGCCATAGATGCTAGGGTTATACTCCCTTACGATTATGATAAAATTTACAATATGATATATGAAAAGCGTGAGGTATTAAACATAGTAAAAATGCCATCGCTTGTACACAAAGATTTGTGGGACGGAAACATATTTATAGACCCTAAGACATCAAAAATAACAGGTATTCTTGATTGTGAGCGTGCAATATATGGAGATGCACTACTAGATCCAGTATGCGGTTTTCTTTTAAATAATAAAGATTTCATGCAAAGTTATAAAGGAAGGATATACCTTGAGAAGGAAGAGGAAATAAGGGCAGTTCTTTATCAAATATATCTTTATCTTATTATGGTTATAGAATGCTCTTATCGTAAGTATCCTGACGAAAATCAATCTAAATGGTCAAGTATACGACTTGAAGAAGCACTAGTTGACCTTTTGAAATTATGA
- a CDS encoding MerR family transcriptional regulator — MEYRPIDIARKLNISTSTIRIYEDMGIIPPVKRTDSGYRIFTQIHLDYLICIRNMVKGYSLEFTGDLLREHMKGNDHKALWMITKSQADLYAEKMRLERVGQNLIKNLNYKSSDIKKDKKNLMTIKEISKITDISTTTIRYWETIGLISSVRGEGNNYRLFNEDQIKVILIIHALKYSLKMKYNYYNMEMLKKELKEFIYNEPNTRDLIENINIYLDKVNLEMIKAITAFYELISKVYS; from the coding sequence ATGGAATATAGACCTATAGATATAGCTAGAAAATTAAATATTAGTACATCAACTATTAGAATATATGAAGATATGGGAATTATCCCGCCTGTTAAAAGAACGGATTCTGGATATAGAATATTTACACAAATTCATCTTGATTATCTTATCTGTATTAGAAACATGGTAAAAGGATATAGCCTAGAATTTACTGGAGATTTACTGAGAGAGCATATGAAGGGGAATGACCATAAAGCATTATGGATGATTACTAAATCTCAAGCTGATTTATATGCTGAAAAAATGCGATTGGAAAGAGTCGGCCAAAATCTTATAAAAAATCTAAATTATAAAAGTAGTGACATAAAAAAAGATAAAAAAAATTTAATGACTATAAAGGAAATAAGCAAAATTACAGATATAAGTACAACAACAATACGCTACTGGGAAACTATTGGATTAATTTCATCAGTTAGAGGAGAAGGTAATAATTATAGATTATTTAATGAAGATCAAATTAAAGTAATACTAATTATACATGCTCTAAAGTACTCTTTAAAAATGAAGTATAATTATTACAATATGGAAATGTTAAAAAAAGAACTTAAAGAGTTTATATATAATGAACCAAATACAAGGGACTTAATTGAAAATATAAATATTTATCTAGATAAGGTTAATTTAGAGATGATAAAAGCAATTACAGCATTTTATGAACTAATAAGCAAAGTCTATAGTTAA
- a CDS encoding putative immunity protein — protein sequence MGKHKDGHSYMNCVGIIRKIEDIPELKFRLIDISESKSHKQMSKYSLLLAEHILKVSNIEKSSDIAECFEINLKWQDGKVKFQDARNVAFKINRLASEEKDPVRVKVLRAMGQVAATPHVKWHALIASDYAITLINLLYPNDLDEVRKEREIQIGLMKSV from the coding sequence ATGGGAAAACATAAAGATGGACATAGCTATATGAATTGTGTGGGTATAATAAGAAAAATTGAAGATATTCCAGAATTAAAATTTAGATTAATAGATATAAGTGAGAGTAAATCGCATAAGCAAATGTCTAAGTATAGTTTACTATTAGCTGAACATATTTTAAAAGTTAGCAACATTGAGAAAAGCAGTGATATTGCTGAATGTTTTGAAATAAACCTAAAATGGCAAGATGGAAAAGTAAAATTCCAAGATGCAAGAAACGTTGCCTTTAAGATAAACAGACTTGCTAGTGAAGAAAAGGATCCTGTGAGGGTAAAGGTGTTACGAGCTATGGGCCAAGTTGCTGCTACACCTCATGTTAAGTGGCACGCCTTAATTGCTTCGGATTATGCAATCACTTTGATAAATTTACTGTATCCCAATGATTTAGATGAAGTTAGGAAAGAGAGAGAGATTCAAATTGGATTAATGAAAAGCGTCTAA
- a CDS encoding NUDIX hydrolase — MRAPYQVLVFPYYISDKGIEYAIFRTSDVGWWQAISGGGEDGETIIESAKREAWEEGGISKDSLYIKLDTVNSIPAEEFEESIHWDKNIYVIPENCYGVEIIDKQLTLSHEHTEYKWMSYADAISCLKWDGNKVALWELNKRLS, encoded by the coding sequence ATGAGAGCACCATATCAAGTTTTAGTGTTTCCTTATTATATAAGTGATAAAGGCATAGAATATGCTATATTCCGTACAAGTGATGTTGGCTGGTGGCAAGCTATTTCTGGTGGAGGAGAAGATGGGGAAACAATAATTGAATCAGCTAAAAGAGAAGCATGGGAAGAAGGAGGAATTTCTAAGGATTCATTGTACATAAAGTTAGATACAGTTAATTCAATTCCTGCTGAAGAATTTGAAGAAAGTATCCATTGGGATAAAAATATCTATGTTATACCTGAAAATTGTTATGGGGTTGAAATAATAGATAAACAATTAACACTTTCACATGAACATACTGAATATAAGTGGATGAGTTATGCTGATGCTATTTCATGTTTAAAATGGGATGGAAATAAAGTGGCGCTTTGGGAACTTAACAAAAGACTTAGTTAG
- a CDS encoding AAA family ATPase yields MIIWINGAFGAGKTQTAFELHRRIENSFVYDPENLGFFISKNIPSSIKNKEDFQDYEVWRELNFSLIKYIEGKYDGVLIIPMTVVNPIYFNEIVGSLRSHGMIVKHYALMASKATLLKRLKSRGDGANSWGAKQIDRCLEGLSNEVFQSHINTENMSIDDVVERIALMSGIKLKPDDMGKFEKKINRIKTQLKHIRFFSWRL; encoded by the coding sequence ATGATTATATGGATAAATGGAGCTTTTGGTGCAGGTAAGACACAAACTGCTTTTGAGCTTCATAGAAGAATTGAGAACTCTTTTGTTTATGATCCTGAAAACTTGGGGTTTTTCATTTCAAAGAATATACCATCAAGCATCAAAAATAAAGAGGACTTTCAAGATTACGAAGTGTGGAGAGAGCTTAATTTTTCACTTATAAAGTATATAGAAGGGAAGTATGATGGTGTTTTAATTATTCCTATGACTGTAGTTAACCCAATATATTTTAATGAGATAGTTGGATCTTTGCGAAGTCATGGGATGATTGTAAAACACTATGCGTTAATGGCTTCAAAAGCAACCTTACTTAAAAGACTAAAAAGCAGAGGGGATGGAGCTAATTCTTGGGGTGCAAAACAGATAGATAGATGTTTGGAAGGCTTGTCAAATGAAGTTTTTCAGTCACATATAAATACAGAAAATATGTCAATTGATGATGTTGTAGAGAGGATTGCTTTAATGTCAGGAATCAAACTTAAGCCTGATGATATGGGCAAATTTGAGAAAAAAATCAATCGCATTAAAACGCAGCTTAAGCATATAAGGTTCTTTTCATGGAGGCTTTAG
- a CDS encoding GNAT family N-acetyltransferase, whose product MIYYSDGKIVIRTMKEEDADIIFLEETAQGWHPNIELFKKYYREQDSHNRYVFIGEYEGNVAGYTTLIKSAENGPFMNQGIPEVVDFNVFIKYQKKGIGNKILDVAENVAAGLNDKICLGVGLHSGYGSAQRIYVKRGYLFDGSGVWYKGKQLEQYADCCNDDDLVLFLSKSLR is encoded by the coding sequence ATGATATATTATAGCGACGGTAAAATTGTTATTAGGACGATGAAGGAAGAGGATGCTGATATTATATTTTTAGAAGAAACAGCACAAGGATGGCATCCCAACATTGAATTATTTAAAAAATATTATAGAGAACAAGATAGTCATAATAGATATGTCTTTATTGGAGAGTATGAGGGTAATGTAGCAGGGTATACAACGCTAATCAAAAGTGCTGAGAATGGACCATTTATGAATCAGGGCATCCCAGAGGTGGTTGACTTTAATGTATTTATAAAATATCAGAAGAAAGGAATCGGCAATAAGATTTTGGATGTGGCTGAAAATGTGGCTGCCGGGTTAAATGATAAGATATGCCTAGGAGTAGGATTGCATTCAGGATATGGTTCAGCACAACGTATTTATGTAAAAAGAGGATATTTATTTGATGGCTCTGGTGTGTGGTATAAAGGAAAGCAATTAGAGCAGTATGCAGATTGCTGTAATGATGATGATTTGGTATTGTTTCTATCAAAGTCTTTACGGTAA
- a CDS encoding GNAT family N-acetyltransferase, whose translation MDYEIIKGKPEDYEDIIDFCNYVFNEEFLLLLPKLYKDHRETSKYHYIVKEGKRIKAIVGSFPLELTVCGNYLKGRGIGNVSVHRYSRNSGYMRTLMDRAVEEIIAEDCDYAVLCGQRQRYEYWGFTTCGMSLNLNFNSSNIRHCNIDIEDVYKFIEYDNAIANDLEKAVSLHDLQPVHVVRGKDNFIEISKTWNSRILFIYKNDEFAGYLCTSDNRERISEILLTNPEEIDEVIVSYMKYFNLKNINVVLNLNRPNEFMQLSRFCENYSLNSSANIYIINYKNVIKAFMNLKNTLYPLDEGTLTLNIEEKGRYKIEVKDGIVNVEETDIPYDISLSHIDASALLFSHSSFVNSEYKNHLVKSWFPLPLFFPELDNV comes from the coding sequence ATGGATTACGAGATTATAAAGGGGAAGCCTGAGGATTATGAGGATATTATTGATTTTTGCAATTACGTTTTTAACGAAGAATTTCTTTTACTATTGCCAAAATTATATAAAGATCACAGAGAAACTTCTAAATATCACTATATTGTAAAAGAAGGGAAAAGAATAAAAGCCATAGTGGGAAGTTTTCCATTGGAATTAACAGTATGCGGAAATTACTTAAAAGGACGGGGAATTGGTAATGTATCTGTTCATAGGTATTCTAGGAACTCCGGATATATGAGGACTTTAATGGATAGAGCCGTCGAAGAAATCATAGCAGAGGATTGCGATTATGCCGTTCTTTGTGGACAAAGGCAGCGTTATGAATATTGGGGCTTTACGACCTGCGGAATGTCTTTAAATTTAAATTTTAATAGCTCTAATATTAGGCATTGCAATATAGACATAGAAGATGTTTATAAATTTATAGAATACGATAATGCTATTGCTAATGATTTAGAAAAGGCTGTTAGTCTACATGATTTACAGCCTGTGCATGTAGTAAGAGGAAAAGACAATTTTATTGAAATCTCAAAGACTTGGAACAGCCGTATTCTTTTTATATATAAAAATGATGAATTTGCAGGTTACCTATGCACATCAGATAATCGTGAAAGGATAAGTGAAATACTATTAACAAATCCTGAAGAAATAGATGAAGTAATAGTATCCTATATGAAGTACTTTAATTTAAAAAATATAAATGTAGTGCTGAATTTGAATAGACCTAATGAGTTCATGCAGTTAAGCAGGTTCTGTGAGAATTATTCATTAAACAGTTCTGCTAATATATATATTATTAATTATAAAAATGTTATAAAGGCATTTATGAATTTAAAAAACACTCTTTATCCGTTAGACGAAGGAACTCTTACTTTAAATATTGAGGAAAAGGGAAGATATAAAATTGAGGTGAAGGACGGAATTGTTAACGTGGAGGAAACGGATATTCCTTATGATATATCTTTATCACATATTGATGCTAGTGCACTGTTGTTTTCTCATTCAAGTTTTGTAAATTCAGAGTATAAAAACCATTTGGTGAAATCATGGTTTCCACTTCCATTGTTCTTTCCTGAACTTGATAACGTGTAA
- a CDS encoding methyltransferase family protein codes for MNAFLTVIPLILIRYGVLSIIDKESLKRAGFFAPLIGREKVAFCVYQITTVLILLYLLLLKIKTDSDWFYIGLVIYSLGIILYAVSVVNYAKPKMNGINLNGLYRVSRNPMYIAYFIYFLGCVLLTHSLILLALLIGFQVSAHWIILSEERWCIKKFGEEYIKYMNKVRRYI; via the coding sequence ATGAATGCATTTTTGACAGTAATACCACTAATACTTATTAGGTATGGGGTTTTAAGTATAATAGACAAAGAATCACTTAAACGTGCGGGTTTCTTTGCTCCATTAATCGGAAGAGAAAAAGTAGCATTCTGTGTTTATCAAATTACAACCGTCCTTATTTTACTATACCTATTATTACTCAAAATCAAAACTGACTCTGATTGGTTTTACATAGGTTTAGTAATATATAGTTTAGGAATTATTTTATATGCTGTATCTGTAGTAAATTATGCTAAGCCTAAAATGAATGGAATAAATTTAAACGGATTATACCGAGTATCCCGCAATCCTATGTACATTGCATATTTTATTTATTTTTTAGGGTGTGTATTGCTAACACATTCGTTGATATTACTTGCGTTATTAATCGGCTTTCAAGTATCCGCACACTGGATTATTCTTTCAGAAGAAAGATGGTGTATTAAGAAATTCGGAGAAGAATATATAAAATATATGAATAAAGTGAGACGTTATATTTAG
- a CDS encoding GNAT family N-acetyltransferase produces the protein MNKNNISIQKAQKKDYDELRKIYFNTRQESFTWEKHDSIKLEDFDSSTEGELILTAKIDNEIVGFVSIWEEDKFIHNLFVSSNFKKCGVGKALINQSAKAVGLPLTLKCVKANVNALHFYLSQGWTIEEEVAENEPYYLMKYEGINIFKK, from the coding sequence ATGAATAAAAATAATATTTCTATACAAAAAGCTCAAAAAAAAGACTATGATGAACTACGCAAGATTTATTTTAACACAAGACAGGAAAGTTTTACTTGGGAGAAACATGATAGTATAAAATTAGAAGATTTTGATAGTAGCACGGAAGGCGAATTAATATTAACAGCAAAAATAGACAATGAAATTGTTGGGTTTGTTTCAATTTGGGAAGAAGATAAATTTATTCACAATTTATTTGTTTCCTCAAATTTTAAAAAGTGTGGAGTAGGAAAAGCATTGATAAATCAGTCTGCAAAAGCAGTTGGATTACCGTTAACATTGAAGTGTGTAAAGGCAAATGTAAATGCTTTGCATTTTTATTTATCTCAAGGGTGGACAATCGAGGAAGAAGTTGCAGAAAATGAACCTTATTATTTAATGAAATATGAGGGTATAAATATATTTAAAAAGTAA
- a CDS encoding GNAT family N-acetyltransferase, producing MIIRQMRIEELPIIAEIYRDTFKATHQGIVTDSFIQSLTYKNALARLERIFNNAENQPFCFLVEIEDKIIGFAVGSFTVNSIYGYEGELIMLYVLPSFQRMSIGKLLVHEVAKYFEANDVQSIVIGSFKNNTLARKFYESLGAVKIDEYIDEINGENFPIIIYGVASVHELIKVLKRNT from the coding sequence ATGATTATTAGACAAATGAGAATTGAAGAGTTACCTATTATTGCAGAAATCTATAGAGACACTTTCAAAGCGACTCACCAAGGAATTGTAACAGATAGTTTTATCCAATCACTTACATATAAAAATGCCTTAGCAAGATTAGAAAGGATTTTTAATAATGCTGAAAATCAGCCATTTTGTTTTCTAGTTGAAATAGAAGATAAAATTATAGGATTTGCAGTAGGTTCATTTACAGTAAATTCAATTTATGGATATGAAGGTGAGCTAATAATGCTATATGTTTTGCCTTCTTTTCAGCGAATGAGCATTGGTAAATTATTAGTTCATGAGGTGGCTAAATATTTTGAAGCCAATGATGTCCAATCAATAGTTATAGGATCGTTTAAAAATAACACACTTGCCAGAAAGTTTTATGAATCTCTCGGGGCTGTGAAAATTGATGAATATATTGATGAAATCAACGGAGAGAACTTTCCTATAATAATTTATGGGGTGGCATCAGTTCACGAACTGATAAAAGTACTGAAACGCAATACTTAG
- a CDS encoding NUDIX hydrolase, with product MRDYIKWIRARVGHDPIILNFSVACIINENGEILLQKRSDKGDIWGLPGGAVEIGESIEEAVIREVKEETGLNVEVDHFIGVYSKYFHTYSNGDQSQSICHLFKCSILNGELLVDNKETFDLKFFDKNNIPKLFIQQHTDMLNDFFENKIGVFK from the coding sequence TTGAGAGACTATATAAAGTGGATAAGAGCCAGGGTAGGTCATGATCCTATAATTTTAAATTTCTCTGTTGCATGTATTATAAATGAAAATGGAGAAATATTACTACAAAAGAGAAGTGATAAAGGTGATATTTGGGGACTTCCAGGAGGAGCAGTTGAAATTGGCGAATCCATTGAGGAAGCTGTGATCAGAGAGGTAAAGGAAGAAACTGGATTAAATGTTGAAGTGGATCATTTTATTGGAGTCTATTCTAAATATTTTCATACCTATTCAAATGGAGATCAGTCACAATCCATATGTCATTTATTTAAGTGTAGTATACTCAATGGAGAGTTACTGGTTGATAACAAAGAAACTTTTGATTTGAAGTTTTTTGATAAAAATAATATTCCTAAATTATTTATCCAGCAGCATACGGATATGTTGAATGATTTTTTCGAAAACAAAATTGGGGTATTCAAGTAA
- a CDS encoding GNAT family N-acetyltransferase — protein sequence MEKRIYLEKFTSMDFDNYYKLVGNEKVMAMITERAIPLDEALENYNLILNNSKLHNSFGNFKVMDISTNKFIGSALLKVKEPSSTEAELGYMLLPDYWGKGIGNEVAKLLIEKARAEKQINKITAIIDPNNIASRKILINSGFISDMVCEIDGLPGEILSMKI from the coding sequence ATGGAGAAAAGAATATATTTGGAGAAATTTACATCTATGGATTTTGATAATTATTATAAATTGGTTGGTAATGAAAAAGTAATGGCCATGATTACTGAAAGGGCCATTCCATTAGATGAAGCATTAGAAAACTATAATTTAATTTTGAATAACAGCAAATTACATAATTCCTTTGGCAATTTTAAAGTAATGGATATTTCAACTAACAAATTTATTGGCTCTGCTTTACTTAAAGTAAAAGAACCGAGTTCTACAGAAGCAGAACTTGGTTATATGTTATTGCCTGATTACTGGGGTAAGGGGATTGGTAATGAAGTTGCTAAATTGTTAATTGAGAAGGCAAGGGCAGAAAAGCAAATTAATAAAATTACTGCAATTATAGACCCTAATAATATTGCCTCAAGGAAAATATTAATTAATAGTGGATTTATTTCTGATATGGTATGTGAAATAGATGGATTGCCTGGAGAAATACTAAGTATGAAAATATAG
- a CDS encoding GNAT family N-acetyltransferase, with amino-acid sequence MGLSGDEIFIRFFEDTDAEALLDLHLRNGEFFQKYSPTFSDDFYTLDSKYKYISNSIKQREEDKAYSFGIYLKDNGKLIGDISLYHISRGSLQRCLIGYSLDKQYNGRGYTTEAVYLAVEFAFNELKLHRVDAGVMLSNIGSMKVLEKAGFHKEGIEQKGVKINGKWEDHQIFAIISDNN; translated from the coding sequence ATGGGCCTTTCTGGTGATGAAATTTTTATTCGCTTTTTTGAAGATACAGATGCAGAAGCTTTACTCGATTTGCATTTAAGAAATGGTGAGTTTTTTCAGAAGTATTCGCCAACTTTTAGTGATGACTTTTATACACTTGATTCAAAATATAAGTATATTAGTAATTCTATAAAACAAAGAGAAGAAGATAAAGCCTATTCTTTTGGGATATATTTAAAAGATAACGGGAAATTGATTGGTGATATATCACTTTATCATATATCTCGAGGTTCACTTCAAAGATGTCTAATTGGTTATTCATTAGATAAACAATATAATGGTAGGGGATATACAACTGAAGCAGTCTATTTAGCAGTAGAATTTGCGTTTAATGAATTAAAACTACATCGTGTTGATGCAGGTGTAATGTTAAGCAATATAGGTTCAATGAAAGTGTTAGAAAAGGCAGGTTTTCACAAAGAAGGTATAGAACAAAAGGGTGTTAAGATTAATGGGAAGTGGGAAGATCATCAGATATTTGCTATAATATCAGATAATAACTAA
- a CDS encoding GNAT family N-acetyltransferase: protein MLETDRCLLRCFEEKDLDSFTTYRNNKEWMKYQSFKNLTKDEYRRALLVPLNLEKGNQLAIADKITDELLGDIYIVKKDKTITIGYTINPLYSRKGYISEVLKALLQKLKADFSDCEIVAMTEKENLPSKNLLLKLGFVYDEWIEKWQSEVYVYSK, encoded by the coding sequence ATGCTTGAAACGGATAGATGTTTATTAAGATGTTTTGAAGAAAAAGATTTAGACTCATTTACGACTTATAGAAATAATAAAGAATGGATGAAGTATCAAAGCTTTAAGAATTTAACAAAAGATGAATATAGAAGAGCATTATTAGTTCCTTTAAATTTGGAAAAGGGTAATCAGCTTGCTATTGCTGATAAAATCACAGATGAGCTTTTAGGGGATATTTACATTGTTAAAAAAGATAAAACTATTACAATAGGATATACTATAAATCCACTTTATTCTCGTAAGGGATACATAAGTGAAGTTTTGAAAGCATTATTACAAAAGCTTAAAGCAGATTTTTCTGATTGTGAAATAGTAGCTATGACTGAAAAAGAAAACCTTCCTTCGAAAAATTTGCTGCTTAAACTTGGTTTTGTATATGATGAATGGATAGAAAAGTGGCAGTCAGAAGTTTATGTTTATTCAAAATAA
- the sugE gene encoding quaternary ammonium compound efflux SMR transporter SugE encodes MQWIYLIIAGLFEVTWAIGLKYSEGFTKIVPSILTVIGMIASFYFLSLSLKSLPLGNAYAIWTGIGTVGTVVLGIILFKEPINVMRMICIAFIVIGIVGLKIIPID; translated from the coding sequence ATGCAGTGGATTTATTTAATTATAGCTGGTTTATTTGAAGTAACCTGGGCAATAGGGCTGAAGTATTCAGAAGGATTTACAAAAATAGTACCTAGCATATTAACTGTTATAGGGATGATTGCAAGCTTTTATTTTCTATCCTTGTCTTTAAAAAGCTTGCCACTAGGTAATGCATATGCAATTTGGACAGGTATAGGGACTGTTGGTACTGTAGTCTTAGGTATTATTTTATTTAAGGAGCCAATTAATGTAATGCGCATGATTTGTATTGCATTTATAGTTATTGGAATCGTAGGCCTAAAAATAATACCAATAGACTAA